A section of the Saccopteryx leptura isolate mSacLep1 chromosome 6, mSacLep1_pri_phased_curated, whole genome shotgun sequence genome encodes:
- the TMCO6 gene encoding transmembrane and coiled-coil domain-containing protein 6 isoform X2, translating to MWSRRQGRLGPLGCGVEELRRRRREREAALRKARREQQLVSKRLLRDDTPEEAEEGLVAVILGEVEIQQFLCSAQRGTEEKEREGALISLRRGLQHPETQQNFIRLEGSMRTLVGLLTSNQALLQLEAARCLHELSHSEQSAVTEACLPATSYLLTYLSGHSSDFIELCLYTLGNLIVESEAVRRQLLPQGIVPALAACIQSPHSTVLEALGYTLSQLLQAKEAPEKIIPSVLGSSLPQYMLGLLQPGPKLNPGVAVEFAWCLHYIICSQVNNALLITHGALSTLGLLLVDLARAVQRSEDAGLELLVCPVLRCLSNLLTEAAVEAVGGQMQLRDERVVASLFILLRFFLQKQPSLLHEGLWFLNNLTANSPSFCTSVLSLDLIEPLLQLLPVSNVVSILVLTVLCNVAEKGPAYCWHLWPGPLLPSLLDTLDSSDTEVVGQSLELLQLLFLYRPEAAQDFLQQSGLLALERHEKETQLQDRVHALQRTALMG from the exons ATGTGGAGCCGACGGCAGGGCCGTCTCGGGCCGTTGGGATGCGGGGTGGAAGAGCTACGGCGCCGCCGGCGGGAGCGGGAGGCAG CACTGCGGAAGGCGCGGAGGGAGCAGCAGCTAGTCAGCAAAAGGCTGCTGAGAGACGACAccccagaggaagcagaagaggGACTTGTGGCCGTGATCCTGGGGGAAGTCGAG ATCCAGCAGTTCCTGTGTTCAGCCCAGCGcgggacagaggaaaaggagagggagggagctcTGATCAGCCTTCGTCGAGGCTTGCAGCACCCGGAGACGCAACAGAACTTCATTAG GCTGGAGGGCAGCATGCGGACCCTGGTCGGGCTCCTGACCAGCAACCAAGCCCTGCTGCAGCTTGAGGCAGCTCGGTGCCTTCATGAGCTCTCTCATTCCGAGCAGTCTGCGGTGACTGAGGCCTGCCTGCCAGCCACTTCCTACCTTCTCACCTACCTCTCCGGTCATAGCTCAGACTTTATA GAACTCTGTCTGTATACACTGGGTAACCTGATTGTGGAGAGTGAAGCTGTGAGAAGGCAGCTCCTACCACAGGGCATTGTTCCAGCGTTGGCTGCCTGCATCCAG TCCCCGCATTCGACTGTGCTGGAAGCCCTTGGCTATACCTTGTCCCAGCTCCTGCAGGCTAAGGAGGCTCCAGAGAAGATCATCCC CTCTGTCCTGGGTTCCTCTCTCCCCCAGTACATGCTGGGACTATTGCAACCTGGCCCAAAACTGAACCCTGGGGTTGCTGTGGAGTTTGCCTGGTGCCTTCACTACATCATATGCAG CCAGGTCAACAATGCCTTGCTCATCACCCATGGGGCTCTGTCcactctggggctgctgcttgtgGACTTGGCTAGGGCTGTACAGAGATCCGAGGATGCAGGACTGGAGCTG CTGGTGTGCCCTGTGCTTCGGTGTCTAAGCAACTTGCTAACAGAGGCAGCGGTGGAGGCTGTTGGAGGGCAAATGCAGCTCAGAGATGAGCGTGTTGTGGCATCCTTATTTATCCTTCTGCGGTTCTTCCTCCAGAAACAGCCCAGCCTACTTCATGAGGGCCTCTGGTTCCTTAATAATCTCACTG CAAACAGTCCTAGCTTCTGTACCTCCGTGCTCTCCCTGGATCTGATTGAGCCTCTCCTGCAGTTGTTGCCAGTATCTAATGTCGTGAGCATATTG GTGCTCACAGTTCTGTGCAACGTTGCGGAGAAGGGTCCTGCTTATTGCTGGCATCTGtggccagggcccctgctccCCTCCTTGCTGGACACGTTAGATTCCTCTGACACTGAAGTAGTAGGCCAGAGTTTGGAGCTGCTGCAACTGCTGTTCCTCTATCGGCCAGAG GCTGCCCAGGACTTCCTGCAGCAATCAGGACTGCTGGCCCTTGAAAGGCATGAAAAGGAGACACAGCTCCAGGACAGAGTGCATGCTCTCCAGCGAACAGCTCTTATGGGGTGA
- the TMCO6 gene encoding transmembrane and coiled-coil domain-containing protein 6 isoform X1 — MWSRRQGRLGPLGCGVEELRRRRREREAALRKARREQQLVSKRLLRDDTPEEAEEGLVAVILGEVEIQQFLCSAQRGTEEKEREGALISLRRGLQHPETQQNFIRLEGSMRTLVGLLTSNQALLQLEAARCLHELSHSEQSAVTEACLPATSYLLTYLSGHSSDFIELCLYTLGNLIVESEAVRRQLLPQGIVPALAACIQSPHSTVLEALGYTLSQLLQAKEAPEKIIPSTSAGSSVLGSSLPQYMLGLLQPGPKLNPGVAVEFAWCLHYIICSQVNNALLITHGALSTLGLLLVDLARAVQRSEDAGLELLVCPVLRCLSNLLTEAAVEAVGGQMQLRDERVVASLFILLRFFLQKQPSLLHEGLWFLNNLTANSPSFCTSVLSLDLIEPLLQLLPVSNVVSILVLTVLCNVAEKGPAYCWHLWPGPLLPSLLDTLDSSDTEVVGQSLELLQLLFLYRPEAAQDFLQQSGLLALERHEKETQLQDRVHALQRTALMG; from the exons ATGTGGAGCCGACGGCAGGGCCGTCTCGGGCCGTTGGGATGCGGGGTGGAAGAGCTACGGCGCCGCCGGCGGGAGCGGGAGGCAG CACTGCGGAAGGCGCGGAGGGAGCAGCAGCTAGTCAGCAAAAGGCTGCTGAGAGACGACAccccagaggaagcagaagaggGACTTGTGGCCGTGATCCTGGGGGAAGTCGAG ATCCAGCAGTTCCTGTGTTCAGCCCAGCGcgggacagaggaaaaggagagggagggagctcTGATCAGCCTTCGTCGAGGCTTGCAGCACCCGGAGACGCAACAGAACTTCATTAG GCTGGAGGGCAGCATGCGGACCCTGGTCGGGCTCCTGACCAGCAACCAAGCCCTGCTGCAGCTTGAGGCAGCTCGGTGCCTTCATGAGCTCTCTCATTCCGAGCAGTCTGCGGTGACTGAGGCCTGCCTGCCAGCCACTTCCTACCTTCTCACCTACCTCTCCGGTCATAGCTCAGACTTTATA GAACTCTGTCTGTATACACTGGGTAACCTGATTGTGGAGAGTGAAGCTGTGAGAAGGCAGCTCCTACCACAGGGCATTGTTCCAGCGTTGGCTGCCTGCATCCAG TCCCCGCATTCGACTGTGCTGGAAGCCCTTGGCTATACCTTGTCCCAGCTCCTGCAGGCTAAGGAGGCTCCAGAGAAGATCATCCC CTCTACTTCTGCCGGCAGCTCTGTCCTGGGTTCCTCTCTCCCCCAGTACATGCTGGGACTATTGCAACCTGGCCCAAAACTGAACCCTGGGGTTGCTGTGGAGTTTGCCTGGTGCCTTCACTACATCATATGCAG CCAGGTCAACAATGCCTTGCTCATCACCCATGGGGCTCTGTCcactctggggctgctgcttgtgGACTTGGCTAGGGCTGTACAGAGATCCGAGGATGCAGGACTGGAGCTG CTGGTGTGCCCTGTGCTTCGGTGTCTAAGCAACTTGCTAACAGAGGCAGCGGTGGAGGCTGTTGGAGGGCAAATGCAGCTCAGAGATGAGCGTGTTGTGGCATCCTTATTTATCCTTCTGCGGTTCTTCCTCCAGAAACAGCCCAGCCTACTTCATGAGGGCCTCTGGTTCCTTAATAATCTCACTG CAAACAGTCCTAGCTTCTGTACCTCCGTGCTCTCCCTGGATCTGATTGAGCCTCTCCTGCAGTTGTTGCCAGTATCTAATGTCGTGAGCATATTG GTGCTCACAGTTCTGTGCAACGTTGCGGAGAAGGGTCCTGCTTATTGCTGGCATCTGtggccagggcccctgctccCCTCCTTGCTGGACACGTTAGATTCCTCTGACACTGAAGTAGTAGGCCAGAGTTTGGAGCTGCTGCAACTGCTGTTCCTCTATCGGCCAGAG GCTGCCCAGGACTTCCTGCAGCAATCAGGACTGCTGGCCCTTGAAAGGCATGAAAAGGAGACACAGCTCCAGGACAGAGTGCATGCTCTCCAGCGAACAGCTCTTATGGGGTGA
- the TMCO6 gene encoding transmembrane and coiled-coil domain-containing protein 6 isoform X4, giving the protein MRTLVGLLTSNQALLQLEAARCLHELSHSEQSAVTEACLPATSYLLTYLSGHSSDFIELCLYTLGNLIVESEAVRRQLLPQGIVPALAACIQSPHSTVLEALGYTLSQLLQAKEAPEKIIPSTSAGSSVLGSSLPQYMLGLLQPGPKLNPGVAVEFAWCLHYIICSQVNNALLITHGALSTLGLLLVDLARAVQRSEDAGLELLVCPVLRCLSNLLTEAAVEAVGGQMQLRDERVVASLFILLRFFLQKQPSLLHEGLWFLNNLTANSPSFCTSVLSLDLIEPLLQLLPVSNVVSILVLTVLCNVAEKGPAYCWHLWPGPLLPSLLDTLDSSDTEVVGQSLELLQLLFLYRPEAAQDFLQQSGLLALERHEKETQLQDRVHALQRTALMG; this is encoded by the exons ATGCGGACCCTGGTCGGGCTCCTGACCAGCAACCAAGCCCTGCTGCAGCTTGAGGCAGCTCGGTGCCTTCATGAGCTCTCTCATTCCGAGCAGTCTGCGGTGACTGAGGCCTGCCTGCCAGCCACTTCCTACCTTCTCACCTACCTCTCCGGTCATAGCTCAGACTTTATA GAACTCTGTCTGTATACACTGGGTAACCTGATTGTGGAGAGTGAAGCTGTGAGAAGGCAGCTCCTACCACAGGGCATTGTTCCAGCGTTGGCTGCCTGCATCCAG TCCCCGCATTCGACTGTGCTGGAAGCCCTTGGCTATACCTTGTCCCAGCTCCTGCAGGCTAAGGAGGCTCCAGAGAAGATCATCCC CTCTACTTCTGCCGGCAGCTCTGTCCTGGGTTCCTCTCTCCCCCAGTACATGCTGGGACTATTGCAACCTGGCCCAAAACTGAACCCTGGGGTTGCTGTGGAGTTTGCCTGGTGCCTTCACTACATCATATGCAG CCAGGTCAACAATGCCTTGCTCATCACCCATGGGGCTCTGTCcactctggggctgctgcttgtgGACTTGGCTAGGGCTGTACAGAGATCCGAGGATGCAGGACTGGAGCTG CTGGTGTGCCCTGTGCTTCGGTGTCTAAGCAACTTGCTAACAGAGGCAGCGGTGGAGGCTGTTGGAGGGCAAATGCAGCTCAGAGATGAGCGTGTTGTGGCATCCTTATTTATCCTTCTGCGGTTCTTCCTCCAGAAACAGCCCAGCCTACTTCATGAGGGCCTCTGGTTCCTTAATAATCTCACTG CAAACAGTCCTAGCTTCTGTACCTCCGTGCTCTCCCTGGATCTGATTGAGCCTCTCCTGCAGTTGTTGCCAGTATCTAATGTCGTGAGCATATTG GTGCTCACAGTTCTGTGCAACGTTGCGGAGAAGGGTCCTGCTTATTGCTGGCATCTGtggccagggcccctgctccCCTCCTTGCTGGACACGTTAGATTCCTCTGACACTGAAGTAGTAGGCCAGAGTTTGGAGCTGCTGCAACTGCTGTTCCTCTATCGGCCAGAG GCTGCCCAGGACTTCCTGCAGCAATCAGGACTGCTGGCCCTTGAAAGGCATGAAAAGGAGACACAGCTCCAGGACAGAGTGCATGCTCTCCAGCGAACAGCTCTTATGGGGTGA
- the TMCO6 gene encoding transmembrane and coiled-coil domain-containing protein 6 isoform X5: MLGLLQPGPKLNPGVAVEFAWCLHYIICSQVNNALLITHGALSTLGLLLVDLARAVQRSEDAGLELLVCPVLRCLSNLLTEAAVEAVGGQMQLRDERVVASLFILLRFFLQKQPSLLHEGLWFLNNLTANSPSFCTSVLSLDLIEPLLQLLPVSNVVSILVLTVLCNVAEKGPAYCWHLWPGPLLPSLLDTLDSSDTEVVGQSLELLQLLFLYRPEAAQDFLQQSGLLALERHEKETQLQDRVHALQRTALMG, translated from the exons ATGCTGGGACTATTGCAACCTGGCCCAAAACTGAACCCTGGGGTTGCTGTGGAGTTTGCCTGGTGCCTTCACTACATCATATGCAG CCAGGTCAACAATGCCTTGCTCATCACCCATGGGGCTCTGTCcactctggggctgctgcttgtgGACTTGGCTAGGGCTGTACAGAGATCCGAGGATGCAGGACTGGAGCTG CTGGTGTGCCCTGTGCTTCGGTGTCTAAGCAACTTGCTAACAGAGGCAGCGGTGGAGGCTGTTGGAGGGCAAATGCAGCTCAGAGATGAGCGTGTTGTGGCATCCTTATTTATCCTTCTGCGGTTCTTCCTCCAGAAACAGCCCAGCCTACTTCATGAGGGCCTCTGGTTCCTTAATAATCTCACTG CAAACAGTCCTAGCTTCTGTACCTCCGTGCTCTCCCTGGATCTGATTGAGCCTCTCCTGCAGTTGTTGCCAGTATCTAATGTCGTGAGCATATTG GTGCTCACAGTTCTGTGCAACGTTGCGGAGAAGGGTCCTGCTTATTGCTGGCATCTGtggccagggcccctgctccCCTCCTTGCTGGACACGTTAGATTCCTCTGACACTGAAGTAGTAGGCCAGAGTTTGGAGCTGCTGCAACTGCTGTTCCTCTATCGGCCAGAG GCTGCCCAGGACTTCCTGCAGCAATCAGGACTGCTGGCCCTTGAAAGGCATGAAAAGGAGACACAGCTCCAGGACAGAGTGCATGCTCTCCAGCGAACAGCTCTTATGGGGTGA
- the CD14 gene encoding monocyte differentiation antigen CD14 — protein sequence MVRAPCLLLLLPLLHVSATTPEPCEVDDEIFRCVCNFTDPEPDWSSAFQCMSAVEVEIHGGGRSLEQFLNFADTNPKQYSDMIKALRLRRLTVGAAQVPAPLLVLVLRGLGFSRLSHLTLEDLEITGPAPPPPLEATGPALSTLSLRNVSWATGGAWLAELQQWLKPGLKVLNIAQAQSPAYSCTDIRTFPTLATLDLSDNPGLGQRGLTEALCPNKFPAVRALALRNTGMETLSGVCAALAAAAVKPHSLDLSHNSLRTTGPGAPGCIWPSVLRSLSLSYAGLEQVPKGLPAELSVLDLSCNRLNRKPQPDELPKVGNLILDGNPFLDPEAVKHQENSGVVPACAHSTLTMGMSGALALLQRAGAFT from the exons ATG GTGCGCGCGCcctgcctgctgctgctgctgccactgcttcACGTCTCTGCGACTACACCAGAGCCCTGCGAGGTGGACGACGAAATTTTCCGCTGCGTCTGCAACTTCACGGATCCGGAGCCCGACTGGTCCAGCGCATTCCAGTGTATGAGTGCCGTCGAGGTGGAGATCCATGGCGGCGGCCGCAGCTTGGAACAGTTTTTAAACTTCGCGGACACCAACCCGAAGCAGTATTCTGACATGATCAAGGCTCTGCGCTTGCGGCGACTCACTGTGGGCGCTGCACAGGTTCCTGCTCCGCTTCTGGTCCTCGTCCTGCGTGGGCTTGGGTTCTCCCGCCTCAGCCACCTAACGCTCGAGGACTTGGAAATAACCGGCCCAGCGCCGCCGCCGCCTCTGGAAGCCACTGGACCTGCGCTTTCCACCCTCAGTCTCCGTAACGTGTCGTGGGCAACAGGGGGTGCTTGGCTCGCCGAACTGCAGCAGTGGCTCAAGCCCGGCCTCAAAGTACTGAACATTGCGCAAGCACAGTCGCCCGCCTATTCCTGCACGGACATCCGTACCTTCCCCACCCTCGCCACCCTCGACCTGTCTGACAATCCTGGACTGGGCCAGCGCGGACTGACAGAGGCTCTCTGTCCGAACAAGTTCCCGGCAGTGCGGGCGCTGGCGCTACGCAACACGGGGATGGAAACGCTCAGCGGCGTATGCGCggcgctggcggcggcggctgtgAAACCGCACAGCTTAGACCTCAGCCACAACTCGCTGCGCACCACCGGCCCTGGAGCTCCCGGGTGCATCTGGCCCAGCGTACTGAGATCTCTCAGCCTGTCGTACGCTGGCCTGGAGCAGGTGCCTAAAGGACTGCCGGCCGAACTCAGCGTGCTTGATCTCAGCTGCAACAGGCTGAACAGGAAGCCGCAGCCAGATGAACTGCCCAAAGTGGGTAACCTGATACTGGATGGAAATCCTTTTTTGGATCCTGAAGCCGTCAAGCACCAAGAAAACTCCGGTGTGGTCCCAGCTTGTGCGCATTCGACCTTGACCATGGGGATGTCAGGAGCTTTGGCGCTGCTTCAAAGAGCCGGGGCCTTTACCTAA
- the TMCO6 gene encoding transmembrane and coiled-coil domain-containing protein 6 isoform X3, which translates to MRGGRATAPPAGAGALRKARREQQLVSKRLLRDDTPEEAEEGLVAVILGEVEIQQFLCSAQRGTEEKEREGALISLRRGLQHPETQQNFIRLEGSMRTLVGLLTSNQALLQLEAARCLHELSHSEQSAVTEACLPATSYLLTYLSGHSSDFIELCLYTLGNLIVESEAVRRQLLPQGIVPALAACIQSPHSTVLEALGYTLSQLLQAKEAPEKIIPSTSAGSSVLGSSLPQYMLGLLQPGPKLNPGVAVEFAWCLHYIICSQVNNALLITHGALSTLGLLLVDLARAVQRSEDAGLELLVCPVLRCLSNLLTEAAVEAVGGQMQLRDERVVASLFILLRFFLQKQPSLLHEGLWFLNNLTANSPSFCTSVLSLDLIEPLLQLLPVSNVVSILVLTVLCNVAEKGPAYCWHLWPGPLLPSLLDTLDSSDTEVVGQSLELLQLLFLYRPEAAQDFLQQSGLLALERHEKETQLQDRVHALQRTALMG; encoded by the exons ATGCGGGGTGGAAGAGCTACGGCGCCGCCGGCGGGAGCGGGAG CACTGCGGAAGGCGCGGAGGGAGCAGCAGCTAGTCAGCAAAAGGCTGCTGAGAGACGACAccccagaggaagcagaagaggGACTTGTGGCCGTGATCCTGGGGGAAGTCGAG ATCCAGCAGTTCCTGTGTTCAGCCCAGCGcgggacagaggaaaaggagagggagggagctcTGATCAGCCTTCGTCGAGGCTTGCAGCACCCGGAGACGCAACAGAACTTCATTAG GCTGGAGGGCAGCATGCGGACCCTGGTCGGGCTCCTGACCAGCAACCAAGCCCTGCTGCAGCTTGAGGCAGCTCGGTGCCTTCATGAGCTCTCTCATTCCGAGCAGTCTGCGGTGACTGAGGCCTGCCTGCCAGCCACTTCCTACCTTCTCACCTACCTCTCCGGTCATAGCTCAGACTTTATA GAACTCTGTCTGTATACACTGGGTAACCTGATTGTGGAGAGTGAAGCTGTGAGAAGGCAGCTCCTACCACAGGGCATTGTTCCAGCGTTGGCTGCCTGCATCCAG TCCCCGCATTCGACTGTGCTGGAAGCCCTTGGCTATACCTTGTCCCAGCTCCTGCAGGCTAAGGAGGCTCCAGAGAAGATCATCCC CTCTACTTCTGCCGGCAGCTCTGTCCTGGGTTCCTCTCTCCCCCAGTACATGCTGGGACTATTGCAACCTGGCCCAAAACTGAACCCTGGGGTTGCTGTGGAGTTTGCCTGGTGCCTTCACTACATCATATGCAG CCAGGTCAACAATGCCTTGCTCATCACCCATGGGGCTCTGTCcactctggggctgctgcttgtgGACTTGGCTAGGGCTGTACAGAGATCCGAGGATGCAGGACTGGAGCTG CTGGTGTGCCCTGTGCTTCGGTGTCTAAGCAACTTGCTAACAGAGGCAGCGGTGGAGGCTGTTGGAGGGCAAATGCAGCTCAGAGATGAGCGTGTTGTGGCATCCTTATTTATCCTTCTGCGGTTCTTCCTCCAGAAACAGCCCAGCCTACTTCATGAGGGCCTCTGGTTCCTTAATAATCTCACTG CAAACAGTCCTAGCTTCTGTACCTCCGTGCTCTCCCTGGATCTGATTGAGCCTCTCCTGCAGTTGTTGCCAGTATCTAATGTCGTGAGCATATTG GTGCTCACAGTTCTGTGCAACGTTGCGGAGAAGGGTCCTGCTTATTGCTGGCATCTGtggccagggcccctgctccCCTCCTTGCTGGACACGTTAGATTCCTCTGACACTGAAGTAGTAGGCCAGAGTTTGGAGCTGCTGCAACTGCTGTTCCTCTATCGGCCAGAG GCTGCCCAGGACTTCCTGCAGCAATCAGGACTGCTGGCCCTTGAAAGGCATGAAAAGGAGACACAGCTCCAGGACAGAGTGCATGCTCTCCAGCGAACAGCTCTTATGGGGTGA
- the NDUFA2 gene encoding NADH dehydrogenase [ubiquinone] 1 alpha subcomplex subunit 2 → MAAAAARGVGAKLGLREIRIHLCQRSPGSRGVRDFIEKRYVELKKANPNLPILIRECSDVQPKLWARYAFGQEKNVSLNNFSADQVTRAIENVLSGKA, encoded by the exons ATGGCGGCGGCCGCGGCTCGTGGGGTCGGGGCCAAACTGGGTCTACGAGAGATTCGCATCCACTTATGCCAGCGTTCGCCTGGAAGCCGGGGCGTCAG GGACTTCATTGAGAAACGCTATGTGGAGCTCAAGAAGGCAAACCCCAACCTGCCCATCCTAATTCGCGAATGCTCGGATGTGCAGCCCAAGCTCTGGGCTCGCTATG CATTTGGCCAAGAGAAGAATGTCTCTTTGAACAACTTCAGTGCTGATCAGGTAACCAGAGCTATAGAAAATGTGCTAAGTGGCAAAGCCTGA